From a single Dendropsophus ebraccatus isolate aDenEbr1 chromosome 8, aDenEbr1.pat, whole genome shotgun sequence genomic region:
- the NKX6-2 gene encoding homeobox protein Nkx-6.2 translates to MLAVGQMDTNRQSAFVLSSTPLAALHNMAEMKTTLFPYALQNPNFKAPNLSSLNTQIPLGTPHGISDILSRPLGATLGASSNLLSSLPRINGLATSTGMYFNPAAVSRYPKPLAELPGRPPIFWPGVMQTSPWRDPRLGCPAQAGMVLDKDGKKKHSRPTFSGQQIFALEKTFEQTKYLAGPERARLAYSLGMTESQVKVWFQNRRTKWRKRHAAEMASAKRKHDSETEKMKESSDNEDDDEYNKPLDPNSDDEKISRLLKKHKTTNLNLLSPCSNNSDTL, encoded by the exons ATGTTAGCTGTGGGGCAGATGGATACTAACAGACAGAGTGCATTCGTGCTTAGCAGTACCCCCCTGGCTGCTCTGCACAACATGGCAGAGATGAAGACCACCTTGTTCCCCTATGCCTTGCAGAACCCTAACTTCAAGGCTCCAAACTTGTCCTCCCTAAACACACAGATCCCCCTGGGGACGCCTCATGGGATTAGTGACATTCTCAGcaggcccctgggggccacactgGGGGCATCCAGCAACCTGCTCTCCAGCCTGCCTCGTATCAATGGACTTGCCACCTCCACCGGGATGTATTTTAACCCAGCAGCTGTGTCCAGATACCCCAAGCCCTTGGCTGAGCTGCCAGGGAGACCCCCTATCTTCTGGCCGGGAGTTATGCAGACTTCTCCATGGAGGGAtcccaggctgggctgtcctg CACAAGCCGGGATGGTGCTGGACAAGGATGGGAAGAAGAAGCACTCCAGACCCACATTCTCAGGGCAGCAGATTTTTGCACTGGAGAAAACCTTTGAACAGACTAAATACCTGGCAGGGCCGGAGAGGGCAAGGCTGGCATATTCCCTGGGCATGACCGAGTCTCAGGTCAAG GTTTGGTTCCAGAATCGCAGGACAAAGTGGAGGAAAAGACACGCAGCAGAGATGGCCTCGGCCAAGAGGAAGCACGACTCAGAGACTGAGAAGATGAAGGAGAGCTCAGACAATGAGGACGATGATGAATACAATAAACCCCTGGACCCCAACTCAGATGATGAGAAAATCTCCAGGTTGTTGAAAAAGCACAAAACCACAAACTTGAATCTGCTGAGTCCATGCAGCAATAACTCGGACACCTtgtga